In Legionella cardiaca, a genomic segment contains:
- a CDS encoding FUSC family protein encodes MRIFTAITSNTIENRAALRTAIAAVTAVLLAFALHLDKPYWSGMTVVIVANLYVGSIIDKAILRIIGTVIGVWVGVILASMIANSLFLYLLINLLLISVAVYYYNFSSYAYAFLLGALGAFIVIAQLAINADQVFYVAVWRPIEIGLGVIVSAAAALCLFPNNIHENVRKNVAVIFDSLSKLLEQVRQALLTGNPTWVEISNSNLALKEKLKKSIGMIGVMRRELGVTREKVDEFRVLLDLFFELSRAVTYFETSYEAQDEVLAFETEINLVFAAIQGDLTVLKDVFLTGKSSSQSLQAKLAIERFYATIDNIKDISFEQRRSYFDIRSLLSRIHTIITSLEETLILHQRSKAPGNKLINKQQQLSSDPDIIKHSIKAGLSAILALVFWLISNWPGGLNGIISSIVISIRKDLFEMKNVSIHRMLGCFLGGGIALFPLAFFILNLYAFILILFFSVWAFSYFSFKYTKYAYIGLQANIALVICLAQEGGPPMALGPPLERFGGIIIGIVASFIVGNILWRAHPLTLLRKNIKKIYSYLVVNMEVLFAGEGSLYDLIHLFWLTRSLMESLDEYRLNPKKKVTLDEAKRNFTQLTLIQATLSHIYRGINVNDAHRTAQNVAIDVQSIEQGLIALYKEKIPATRELIKEQVEKHLAQIDLDIFYQTNSSEAVNFGEYLRALKRLLALRADLIC; translated from the coding sequence TTGAGAATTTTTACAGCAATTACATCCAATACTATCGAAAATCGCGCCGCATTACGGACTGCTATTGCCGCCGTTACTGCGGTACTTCTTGCTTTTGCTCTTCATTTAGATAAACCTTACTGGTCAGGAATGACAGTGGTTATTGTTGCTAACCTGTATGTAGGTAGCATTATTGATAAAGCAATATTGCGAATTATTGGTACAGTTATTGGTGTATGGGTTGGTGTCATTTTAGCAAGTATGATTGCTAATAGTCTTTTTCTCTATCTTCTTATTAATTTACTACTAATTTCTGTTGCTGTTTATTATTACAATTTTAGTTCTTATGCCTATGCTTTTCTTTTGGGGGCTTTGGGAGCGTTTATTGTTATTGCCCAATTAGCAATTAATGCGGATCAAGTATTTTATGTGGCTGTTTGGCGACCCATTGAAATTGGTCTTGGTGTTATTGTTTCAGCCGCGGCGGCTTTATGTCTTTTTCCTAACAATATTCATGAAAATGTCAGGAAAAATGTTGCCGTTATCTTCGATTCCTTAAGTAAACTTCTTGAACAAGTAAGACAAGCTTTGTTAACAGGAAACCCTACATGGGTGGAAATATCGAACAGTAATTTAGCTCTAAAGGAAAAATTAAAAAAATCCATTGGCATGATAGGAGTTATGCGGCGTGAGTTAGGAGTAACAAGAGAGAAAGTGGATGAGTTTCGTGTGTTACTCGATTTGTTCTTTGAATTAAGTCGGGCCGTTACTTATTTTGAGACGTCTTATGAGGCGCAAGATGAGGTATTGGCATTTGAGACAGAAATCAATCTGGTCTTTGCTGCGATTCAAGGAGATTTAACTGTCTTAAAAGATGTATTTCTAACCGGTAAATCTTCATCGCAATCGCTGCAAGCAAAATTGGCAATAGAAAGATTTTACGCAACAATAGATAATATAAAAGATATCTCTTTTGAACAAAGAAGATCTTATTTTGATATTCGCTCTCTATTAAGTCGAATTCATACGATCATCACTAGCCTGGAAGAGACGTTGATTTTGCATCAGCGTTCTAAAGCACCAGGAAATAAATTAATTAACAAGCAACAACAGTTAAGTAGTGATCCCGATATTATCAAGCACAGCATTAAAGCTGGACTCTCTGCAATTCTTGCTCTTGTCTTTTGGCTGATTAGCAATTGGCCAGGAGGCTTGAATGGTATTATCAGCAGTATCGTTATTTCAATTAGGAAAGACTTATTTGAGATGAAAAATGTCAGCATACATCGTATGCTGGGTTGCTTTCTGGGCGGGGGAATAGCATTGTTTCCCCTCGCTTTTTTTATACTCAATTTATATGCATTTATTTTAATCTTATTTTTCTCGGTTTGGGCTTTTAGCTATTTTTCTTTCAAATACACAAAATATGCTTATATTGGTTTACAGGCGAATATCGCTTTAGTCATTTGCCTGGCTCAGGAAGGGGGACCGCCGATGGCCTTAGGACCTCCTTTGGAACGCTTTGGCGGTATTATTATTGGGATCGTTGCCAGTTTTATTGTTGGCAATATATTGTGGCGTGCACACCCACTGACTCTTTTGAGGAAAAATATAAAAAAAATTTACAGTTATCTTGTTGTGAATATGGAAGTTTTATTTGCCGGTGAAGGCAGTTTATATGACTTAATTCATTTATTTTGGCTGACGCGAAGTTTAATGGAGTCACTTGATGAATATCGATTAAATCCTAAAAAGAAGGTGACATTAGATGAGGCAAAAAGAAATTTCACGCAATTAACTCTCATTCAGGCAACGTTAAGTCATATTTATCGTGGAATAAACGTCAACGATGCTCATCGAACTGCACAAAATGTTGCAATTGATGTTCAGTCAATAGAACAAGGATTAATTGCCCTCTATAAAGAAAAAATACCTGCAACCAGAGAATTAATTAAGGAGCAGGTTGAGAAGCATTTAGCGCAAATAGATCTGGATATTTTTTATCAAACTAATTCCAGTGAAGCAGTTAATTTTGGAGAATATCTAAGGGCCTTAAAAAGGTTGTTAGCTCTGCGGGCTGATTTGATATGCTAG
- a CDS encoding DNA-binding protein, with product MSKIHLSRLILLNEFDSAPDSALFNQHTLAAVLNCSTQLLERNRWAGTGVPYIKIGRKVLYRKCDVLSFLQQQKTYRSTSDEGRVIN from the coding sequence ATGTCTAAAATTCATCTATCCCGCTTAATCCTATTAAACGAATTTGATTCCGCACCAGATTCGGCACTTTTTAATCAACACACCTTAGCCGCTGTTTTGAACTGCTCTACCCAATTGTTGGAGCGTAATCGTTGGGCGGGTACAGGTGTGCCTTACATTAAAATCGGTCGTAAGGTGTTGTATCGCAAATGTGATGTTCTGAGTTTTCTGCAACAACAAAAAACTTATCGCTCAACCAGTGATGAAGGTCGTGTGATCAATTAA
- a CDS encoding class I SAM-dependent methyltransferase — translation MRKNINTYLNLCTQVYDLSKPNPPQDAYDFYLSYAKQTNGSILEPMCGSGGYLLPMVADGFNIEGFDASISMLEALKVKAEAKNLNPHTWHGFIEDFNQPKKYKLIFIPSGSFGLITELSDIKKALKIIYEHLDESGFFVFEAETLNAVPDELGIWRGSRWQRPDGKIILLSQLAMLDGEICCSIGKYELVDGNEVIQTEIEEYKIRIYHEPNFLINLLTEAGFSQVRLIKAFDREASPDETDESIIFECKK, via the coding sequence ATGAGAAAAAATATAAATACTTATTTAAATTTATGCACCCAGGTTTATGACTTAAGCAAACCAAATCCGCCACAAGATGCCTATGATTTTTATTTAAGTTATGCGAAACAGACCAATGGTTCAATATTAGAACCGATGTGTGGTTCAGGAGGATATCTTCTTCCAATGGTTGCTGACGGATTTAATATTGAGGGTTTTGACGCGAGCATTTCTATGCTGGAAGCGTTAAAAGTTAAGGCAGAAGCAAAAAATCTGAACCCTCATACCTGGCATGGCTTCATTGAAGACTTTAATCAGCCTAAAAAATATAAATTAATTTTTATTCCAAGTGGCTCATTTGGATTAATTACTGAGTTGTCAGATATCAAAAAGGCATTGAAAATTATTTACGAGCATCTTGATGAAAGTGGATTTTTTGTATTTGAAGCGGAAACATTAAATGCCGTTCCCGATGAATTAGGTATTTGGCGTGGTTCCAGATGGCAAAGACCGGATGGCAAAATTATTTTACTTAGCCAATTAGCCATGCTTGATGGGGAAATCTGTTGTTCAATTGGCAAATATGAATTGGTTGATGGGAATGAAGTTATTCAAACAGAAATTGAGGAATACAAAATCCGCATTTATCATGAACCTAATTTCTTAATAAATCTGCTGACTGAAGCTGGCTTTAGCCAGGTGCGTTTGATTAAAGCGTTTGACAGAGAAGCATCACCAGATGAAACCGATGAGAGTATTATTTTTGAATGCAAAAAGTAA
- a CDS encoding poly(ADP-ribose) glycohydrolase domain-containing protein: MPRTLLNEEQIHSNLQGADFKKRRAVLKDTVEKLDSDAKRQNYFQKAQANHQRWKSNASASTTNRVRVIQGDWGEVTQELSKEEGKIYAVLNMANAFSPGGGYLEGMVAQEENMYRRTDCHFHVTDDEMNPEKNRYTQEMTDFINGKNDRVYLDTDKPRVCIKGQETKDESSYRDLDDNDYFLFYELKSAADDLRGGHPFNESSMRKKIAAQLETLHEKGIRDVVLSAFGCGAFKNPPQNVARLFREELEKRPDYFDNVVFAIFSAGYGNDNYTPFAKELHDLPLTKVGQGKNLELLSDLLENLSTNITAESWDKKGYCLPFFDFRKTPKGIEDMRVVFNEKLDPVSTLNKLKSIADYRLAHPPLFTKRDEEVRNLYTRILSIDINTLDDLVVDSFKLATTQTGLVNA; encoded by the coding sequence ATGCCAAGAACATTACTCAATGAAGAACAAATCCATTCAAATTTGCAAGGGGCAGATTTTAAAAAGCGACGCGCTGTTTTAAAGGATACTGTAGAAAAACTCGACAGTGACGCAAAACGTCAAAACTATTTTCAAAAAGCGCAAGCAAACCATCAGCGCTGGAAATCAAATGCTTCAGCATCAACAACAAATCGCGTTCGCGTTATACAAGGTGACTGGGGTGAAGTTACGCAGGAACTCTCTAAAGAGGAAGGAAAAATTTATGCTGTGTTAAACATGGCAAATGCGTTTAGTCCTGGTGGTGGTTATCTGGAGGGGATGGTAGCCCAAGAAGAAAATATGTATCGACGCACCGATTGTCATTTTCATGTCACAGATGATGAAATGAATCCTGAGAAAAATAGATACACTCAAGAAATGACAGACTTCATCAATGGCAAAAATGACAGAGTTTATTTAGACACCGATAAACCAAGAGTGTGTATTAAAGGTCAAGAAACTAAAGACGAATCCAGTTACCGTGATTTAGACGATAATGATTACTTTTTATTTTATGAATTAAAATCAGCTGCAGATGATTTGCGTGGTGGCCATCCCTTTAATGAATCTAGCATGCGTAAAAAAATTGCAGCTCAACTAGAAACATTACATGAAAAAGGAATTCGAGATGTGGTCTTGAGTGCTTTTGGTTGTGGAGCATTTAAGAATCCTCCTCAAAACGTAGCAAGGCTTTTTCGCGAAGAGCTAGAGAAACGTCCTGATTATTTTGATAATGTTGTATTTGCTATTTTTTCAGCCGGGTATGGAAACGACAACTACACACCTTTTGCAAAAGAGCTTCATGATTTGCCTTTAACTAAGGTTGGACAGGGAAAAAATCTCGAGTTGCTGAGTGATTTACTTGAGAATCTTTCAACTAATATAACTGCCGAAAGTTGGGATAAAAAAGGTTATTGCTTACCTTTCTTTGACTTTAGGAAGACACCCAAAGGAATTGAAGATATGAGAGTTGTTTTTAACGAAAAACTTGATCCTGTCTCTACTCTGAATAAATTGAAATCCATTGCTGATTATCGTCTTGCTCACCCACCCTTATTCACAAAACGTGATGAAGAAGTCAGAAACTTATATACCCGTATTTTAAGCATCGACATTAATACACTGGATGACCTGGTGGTTGATTCATTTAAGCTTGCAACTACGCAAACAGGTTTGGTGAACGCTTGA
- a CDS encoding tyrosine-type recombinase/integrase has protein sequence MESNKAVKLTKSFIDKINPVPGKDQVFYRDDQLKGFALRVTANGVKSFIVETRILNKVKRITLGKYGQLTAEEARKAAKHLLGQVAKGDNPIAEKKANKIKSMTLNEVFDDYLKARKDLKSLTLKDYQSVLKQVMPDWMDRALINITREMIAKRHAQYGQTNSKARANYAMRVLRAVFNFAVHEYQLENGQPVIAINPVEYLSHTRSWFRVDRKNTVIKSHQLAAWYEGLTRLGEENDYPNAMMWKDYFLLILFTGLRRMEAASLKWSDVDFKDKTFTVHDTKNREIHTLPMSDFLLELFWRRKQCKICEFVFPAPSKTGHIMEPRKAMLKVAELSGVPFTVHDLRRTFATTAESLDLPAYALKRLLNHKLSNDVTAGYIIHDVERLRKPIQKISDYLNWQMVKAAEVFEEKYLLL, from the coding sequence ATGGAAAGTAATAAGGCAGTGAAGCTGACCAAATCATTCATTGACAAAATCAATCCAGTTCCAGGGAAAGATCAAGTTTTTTATCGAGATGACCAATTAAAAGGATTTGCTCTTAGAGTCACAGCCAATGGAGTTAAAAGCTTTATTGTGGAAACACGTATCCTTAACAAAGTGAAGCGCATTACTTTGGGTAAATATGGGCAATTGACAGCAGAAGAAGCACGTAAAGCAGCAAAGCATTTATTAGGTCAAGTCGCGAAAGGAGATAATCCGATTGCTGAGAAAAAAGCCAATAAAATTAAATCAATGACGCTCAATGAAGTCTTTGATGATTATCTTAAGGCGCGTAAAGACTTAAAGTCTCTCACGCTCAAGGATTATCAAAGCGTCTTAAAGCAAGTGATGCCTGACTGGATGGATAGAGCCCTTATAAATATCACTCGCGAGATGATAGCCAAGCGTCATGCTCAATATGGTCAGACAAATAGCAAAGCCCGTGCGAATTATGCCATGCGAGTTTTGCGTGCTGTGTTTAATTTTGCAGTGCATGAATATCAATTAGAAAATGGTCAACCTGTTATTGCAATAAATCCAGTTGAATATCTATCTCATACACGTAGTTGGTTTCGAGTAGATAGAAAGAACACAGTGATAAAAAGCCATCAACTTGCAGCCTGGTACGAAGGTTTAACTCGTTTAGGCGAGGAAAATGATTATCCCAACGCCATGATGTGGAAAGATTATTTTTTATTAATTTTATTTACTGGTTTACGCAGAATGGAAGCAGCATCTTTAAAGTGGAGTGATGTCGATTTCAAAGACAAAACATTTACTGTTCATGATACAAAGAATCGAGAAATTCATACCTTACCTATGTCTGATTTTCTGCTTGAATTGTTCTGGCGAAGAAAACAATGCAAAATTTGTGAGTTTGTATTCCCTGCCCCTAGTAAAACTGGCCATATTATGGAGCCCAGAAAGGCTATGCTTAAAGTTGCAGAATTATCGGGTGTGCCATTTACTGTTCATGATTTAAGGCGAACTTTTGCTACTACCGCTGAGAGTCTCGACTTGCCTGCATACGCTTTAAAACGTCTTTTAAATCATAAATTGAGCAATGATGTGACGGCTGGATACATCATCCACGATGTAGAGCGATTAAGAAAACCTATACAAAAAATTTCGGATTATTTGAACTGGCAGATGGTTAAGGCAGCAGAAGTTTTTGAGGAAAAATATCTTTTGTTATAA
- a CDS encoding GNAT family N-acetyltransferase, which translates to MIKIDFLKNHPCAIEPLAQIWHQVLGSIWAPDISIEYVKQRFLTHLNDDTLPLTFVAFCNEQPVGMCSLRENDGIRPDLMPWLGSLVVDSDYQKKGIGRQLIEATKQRAKQLSFEKLFLYAFDLTIPDYYKKLGWQKIAMDQFRGHPVTVMKIVL; encoded by the coding sequence ATGATAAAAATTGATTTTCTTAAAAACCATCCTTGCGCAATTGAACCACTGGCGCAAATTTGGCACCAGGTTTTAGGGAGTATTTGGGCGCCGGATATTTCTATCGAGTATGTCAAACAGCGATTTCTTACTCATTTGAACGACGACACATTACCCTTAACTTTTGTTGCATTCTGCAATGAACAACCCGTTGGCATGTGTAGTTTAAGGGAAAATGATGGCATTCGACCTGACTTAATGCCCTGGCTAGGTTCTCTGGTGGTTGATTCTGATTATCAAAAAAAGGGTATTGGGAGGCAGCTGATTGAGGCCACCAAACAAAGAGCAAAACAATTAAGTTTTGAAAAATTATTTTTATATGCCTTTGATCTGACTATTCCAGATTATTATAAAAAATTGGGATGGCAAAAAATAGCTATGGATCAATTTAGAGGTCATCCTGTCACGGTGATGAAAATCGTTTTATGA
- a CDS encoding HlyD family secretion protein, translating into MIRERLAAFQYWPHVITIAIIIFAYAGYRYFAYYFTWSDDAYVSANIVNMASIVEGPITKLYVVENQNVKKGQKLIEIDPRPYKYAMDKALAELNIAKLNYENDKLAISVAKEKLEQNKSMIALSQDHYRRYQKLLSEGALPEIQVINIESKIKEQEAQVLAATEELRIAEKNFDNNEILAAQAKYNKARYMYENTTVFAPADGYITNFNLRRGQYIRIGDGLFALVETKQWWVVTRYRETAIRLIKPGDKVKIKLDMYPGKVFYGHVNSIGWGINRVQSGAVAPSTLAYLEATEDWIKIAQRFPVRIYFDEVTPEYPLRIGASATTITYPTRD; encoded by the coding sequence ATCGTTATTTTGCCTATTATTTTACTTGGTCGGACGATGCTTACGTTTCTGCAAATATAGTTAATATGGCATCTATTGTTGAGGGACCTATCACAAAACTTTATGTTGTTGAAAATCAGAATGTGAAAAAGGGACAGAAGCTGATTGAGATAGATCCTCGACCTTATAAATACGCCATGGATAAAGCTTTGGCAGAACTTAATATAGCCAAACTTAATTATGAGAACGATAAGCTTGCTATCTCAGTTGCCAAAGAAAAATTAGAACAAAATAAATCGATGATTGCCCTCAGTCAGGATCACTATCGACGATATCAAAAATTGCTAAGCGAAGGGGCTTTGCCTGAAATTCAAGTCATTAACATTGAATCTAAAATAAAGGAACAAGAAGCACAGGTTTTGGCTGCAACGGAAGAGCTAAGGATTGCAGAAAAAAACTTCGATAATAACGAAATTCTGGCCGCGCAGGCGAAATATAACAAAGCCCGCTATATGTATGAAAACACAACGGTTTTTGCCCCTGCAGATGGCTACATTACCAATTTTAATTTACGCCGGGGACAATATATTAGAATTGGTGATGGTTTATTTGCTCTAGTGGAAACGAAACAGTGGTGGGTTGTTACACGTTATCGTGAAACGGCTATTCGCTTAATCAAACCAGGTGATAAAGTAAAAATTAAACTTGATATGTATCCTGGAAAAGTCTTTTATGGACATGTAAATAGTATCGGTTGGGGAATTAATCGCGTCCAGTCCGGGGCAGTTGCTCCCTCAACGCTGGCTTATCTTGAAGCAACCGAGGATTGGATTAAAATCGCGCAACGTTTCCCTGTCCGTATTTACTTTGATGAAGTTACTCCAGAGTATCCTTTAAGAATCGGTGCAAGCGCTACTACAATAACTTATCCTACGAGGGATTGA
- a CDS encoding HipA domain-containing protein, giving the protein MVGDKQVLDVYLEKDQIANITLAEDQLYLSYHEDWKKSGFALSPHLSLHEEVPPSNVQRFLRNLLPEGNPLEVLANSFHLSKSNTYGLIRALGLDTPGSLVILPSNEAVPEQANFRLITNDELEDRLNNRDTYSLMVWDGKPRLSVAGVQDKINVVLNEKGQLGFGEGSLCSTHILKFETQKLSSLVLNEYLSMKLAKRCALNVANVQMKRFGKNPALLVERFDRKLIATNKVARRHLIDGCQALNLPPEYKYEQNFGNSRDVAHIRDGVSLPKLFYFANQSVNPAKTKQQILDWVLFNILIFNCDAHGKNISFFVGPNGISLAPFYDLVNIKMYPEFEHDLAMALGDEFEEDMINAYQLADFSDTCQLPRSLVAKRLKYLIGKLTAALQEGIDLTLINDKEENYLKNYQEIVIKRCKNLLEQSDQITSVRL; this is encoded by the coding sequence ATGGTTGGGGATAAGCAGGTCTTAGATGTTTATCTGGAGAAAGATCAAATAGCTAATATAACTTTGGCCGAAGATCAGTTGTATTTGAGCTATCATGAGGATTGGAAAAAGTCAGGTTTTGCTTTATCCCCACATCTATCTTTGCATGAAGAAGTTCCCCCATCAAATGTACAACGATTTCTACGAAATTTATTACCCGAAGGAAATCCTTTGGAAGTGCTGGCTAATAGTTTTCATTTAAGTAAGTCCAATACGTATGGATTGATTCGAGCCTTAGGATTAGATACGCCAGGCTCATTAGTAATATTGCCATCGAATGAAGCTGTTCCTGAGCAAGCTAATTTTCGACTAATAACGAATGATGAATTAGAGGATCGCTTAAATAACCGAGATACCTATAGTTTAATGGTTTGGGATGGAAAACCTCGTCTTTCAGTTGCTGGGGTACAAGATAAAATTAATGTAGTGTTGAATGAAAAAGGGCAGCTTGGCTTTGGAGAAGGTAGCTTGTGCTCTACCCATATTCTTAAATTTGAAACACAAAAACTTTCTTCTTTAGTTTTAAATGAATACCTTAGTATGAAACTCGCTAAACGATGTGCATTGAATGTTGCAAATGTCCAAATGAAACGCTTTGGTAAGAATCCTGCTTTATTGGTAGAGCGTTTTGATAGGAAATTGATTGCTACTAATAAAGTAGCAAGACGCCACTTAATAGACGGTTGTCAGGCGTTGAATTTACCCCCTGAATATAAATATGAGCAAAATTTTGGAAACAGTAGAGATGTTGCACATATTAGAGATGGTGTAAGTTTGCCTAAGCTATTTTATTTTGCAAATCAAAGTGTCAATCCCGCAAAAACTAAACAACAAATACTCGATTGGGTTTTATTTAACATTTTGATATTTAATTGTGACGCTCACGGTAAAAATATAAGTTTCTTTGTTGGACCAAACGGTATTTCGCTGGCTCCATTTTATGATTTAGTCAATATAAAAATGTATCCAGAATTTGAGCATGACTTGGCGATGGCATTGGGAGATGAATTTGAAGAGGATATGATTAATGCATATCAGCTAGCTGATTTTTCAGATACATGTCAGTTGCCACGATCTTTAGTGGCTAAACGTTTAAAATATTTAATTGGCAAGCTAACTGCTGCCTTACAAGAAGGAATTGACCTTACTTTGATTAATGATAAAGAAGAAAACTATTTAAAAAATTATCAAGAAATTGTCATTAAAAGATGTAAGAATTTATTAGAGCAAAGTGACCAAATCACTTCAGTGAGGCTTTAA
- a CDS encoding helix-turn-helix domain-containing protein, with product MAKQIKKLKTPNLEQPLNAELLGKVIKARRTQSKIRLEDAAALCGVAKETFMKIEHGQSNCQLASVLQICSGLGIKLYIKPWVDNGEDENGWG from the coding sequence ATGGCCAAGCAAATTAAAAAATTAAAGACCCCTAATCTTGAACAGCCGTTAAACGCAGAGTTATTAGGGAAAGTCATTAAAGCACGCCGTACTCAAAGTAAAATACGATTAGAGGATGCAGCAGCTTTATGTGGTGTAGCCAAAGAAACCTTCATGAAAATTGAACATGGACAATCTAATTGTCAATTGGCAAGTGTATTACAAATTTGTTCTGGTTTGGGAATAAAGCTTTACATAAAACCTTGGGTGGATAATGGCGAGGATGAAAATGGTTGGGGATAA